A genomic segment from Ciconia boyciana chromosome 5, ASM3463844v1, whole genome shotgun sequence encodes:
- the FGFR3 gene encoding fibroblast growth factor receptor 3 isoform X2 produces the protein MSEAGGAAAAALPRRRAGGMRAAWGSVWCLCLAAAVGGMPAARRGGGAAAERSGGQPAEYLKSETAFLEELVFGSGDTIELSCNTQGSSVSVFWFKDGIGIAPTNRTHIGQKLLKIINVSYDDSGLYSCKPRHSSEVLGNFTVRVTDSPSSGDDEDDDDESEDTGVPFWTRPDKMEKKLLAVPAANTVRFRCPAGGNPTPSIYWLKNGKEFKGEHRIGGIKLRHQQWSLVMESVVPSDRGNYTCVVENKYGNIRHTYQLDVLERSPHRPILQAGLPANQTVVVGSNVEFHCKVYSDAQPHIQWLKHVEVNGSKYGPDGTPYVTVLKTAGVNTTDKELEILYLRNVTFEDAGEYTCLAGNSIGFSHHSAWLTVLPAEELMEMDDSGSVYAGILSYGTGFVLFILVLVIVIICRMKMPNKKAMNTPTVQKVSKFPLKRQVSLESNSSMNSNTPLVRITRLSSSDGPMLANVSELELPPDPKWELARSRLTLGKPLGEGCFGQVVMAEAIGIDKDKPNKAITVAVKMLKDDATDKDLSDLVSEMEMMKMIGKHKNIINLLGACTQDGPLYVLVEYASKGNLREYLRARRPPGMDYSFDTCKLPEEQLTFKDLVSCAYQVARGMEYLASQKCIHRDLAARNVLVTEDNVMKIADFGLARDVHNIDYYKKTTNGRLPVKWMAPEALFDRVYTHQSDVWSFGVLLWEIFTLGGSPYPGIPVEELFKLLKEGHRMDKPANCTHDLYMIMRECWHAIPSQRPTFKQLVEDLDRVLTVTSTDEYLDLSVPFEQYSPAGQDTHSTCSSGDDSVFAHDLLPDEPCLPKHPPCNGVIRT, from the exons AATACTTGAAGAGCGAGACCGCCTTTCTGGAAGAGTTGGTGTTTGGAAGTGGAGATACCATTGAACTTTCCTGTAACACCCAAGGCTcttctgtgtctgttttctggTTTAAAGATGGTATCGGGATTGCACCTACCAACAGAACTCATATTGGACAAAAACTGTTGAAGATAATCAATGTGTCATATGATGACTCGGGGCTGTACAGTTGCAAGCCAAGGCATTCCAGCGAGGTCCTGGGAAACTTCACGGTTAGAGTTACAG ATTCTCCTTCGTCAGGTGATGATGAAGATGACGACGATGAGTCAGAAGATACAG GTGTCCCCTTCTGGACCCGGCCAGATAAGATGGAGAAGAAGCTGCTGGCCGTTCCCGCCGCCAACACCGTTCGCTTCCGATGTCCGGCGGGTGGAAACCCAACTCCTTCCATCTACTGGCTGAAAAACGGCAAGGAGTTCAAGGGGGAGCATAGGATTGGGGGCATCAAG TTGCGACACCAGCAGTGGAGCTTGGTGATGGAGAGCGTTGTGCCGTCAGACCGAGGAAATTACACCTGTGTTGTGGAGAACAAATACGGCAATATTAGGCACACGTACCAGCTTGATGTATTAG aaaggtCACCCCACCGACCAATCCTACAAGCAGGGCTCCCTGCCAACCAGACCGTGGTGGTGGGGAGCAATGTGGAGTTTCACTGCAAGGTCTACAGCGATGCCCAGCCTCACATCCAGTGGCTGAAACACGTGGAAGTCAACGGCAGCAAATATGGACCCGATGGGACACCCTATGTCACGGTGCTGAAG ACGGCAGGTGTTAACACAACGGATAAGGAGCTAGAGATTCTATACTTGCGAAATGTTACTTTTGAGGATGCTGGGGAATATACTTGTCTCGCAGGGAATTCTATTGGGTTCTCACATCACTCTGCTTGGCTGACGGTGCTACCAG CGGAGGAGCTCATGGAAATGGATGATTCAGGCTCAGTGTACGCTGGCATTCTCAGTTACGGCACTGGCTTTGTTCTCTTCATCCTCGTGCTGGTCATTGTGATTATCTGCAGGATGAAAATGCCAAACAAAAAGGCCATGAACACCCCCACTGTACAGAAAGTCTCCAAATTTCCACTCAAGAGACAG GTGTCGTTGGAGTCCAACTCTTCCATGAATTCCAACACGCCCCTGGTCCGGATCACACGTCTCTCCTCCAGCGACGGGCCGATGCTGGCCAACGTCTCTGAGCTGGAACTGCCTCCTGATCCCAAGTGGGAATTGGCACGCTCTCG cctgaccttgggGAAACCGCTCGGCGAGGGGTGTTTTGGCCAAGTGGTGATGGCAGAAGCGATTGGGATTGATAAGGACAAGCCAAACAAGGCCATCACGGTTGCTGTCAAGATGTTAAAAG ATGATGCCACAGACAAGGACCTTTCCGACCTGGTCTCTGAGATGGAAATGATGAAAATGATCGGGAAGCACAAAAACATTATTAACCTCCTCGGTGCCTGCACGCAGGACG GACCGCTCTATGTGTTGGTGGAATATGCGTCGAAGGGGAACTTGCGGGAATACCTCAGGGCACGTCGCCCACCTGGCATGGACTATTCCTTCGACACCTGCAAGCTGCCAGAGGAGCAGTTGACATTTAAAGACCTGGTTTCCTGCGCCTACCAGGTGGCTCGTGGCATGGAGTACTTGGCATCTCAGAAA TGCATTCATCGCGACTTGGCAGCCAGGAACGTGTTAGTCACTGAAGACAATGTGATGAAAATAGCTGATTTTGGCCTCGCTAGAGACGTTCACAACATCGACTATTACAAGAAAACCACCAAT GGTCGGCTGCCTGTGAAATGGATGGCTCCAGAAGCATTGTTTGACCGGGTCTATACTCACCAGAGCGATGT CTGGTCTTTTGGAGTGCTACTATGGGAGATCTTCACTTTGGGAGGGTCTCCATACCCGGGAATTCCCGTTGAGGAACTCTTCAAACTCTTGAAGGAAGGCCATCGGATGGACAAACCCGCAAACTGCACCCATGATTT GTACATGATCATGCGGGAGTGCTGGCACGCCATCCCCTCGCAGCGGCCCACCTTCAAGCAGCTGGTGGAAGACCTGGACAGGGTCCTCACCGTGACATCCACCGAT GAGTACCTGGACCTCTCGGTGCCCTTCGAGCAGTACTCGCCGGCCGGCCAGGACACTCACAGCACCTGCTCCTCGGGGGACGACTCGGTCTTTGCACATGACCTGCTGCCCGATGAACCCTGCCTGCCCAAGCACCCCCCCTGCAACGGCGTCATCCGGACGTGA
- the FGFR3 gene encoding fibroblast growth factor receptor 3 isoform X1 yields the protein MSEAGGAAAAALPRRRAGGMRAAWGSVWCLCLAAAVGGMPAARRGGGAAAERSGGQPAEYLKSETAFLEELVFGSGDTIELSCNTQGSSVSVFWFKDGIGIAPTNRTHIGQKLLKIINVSYDDSGLYSCKPRHSSEVLGNFTVRVTDSPSSGDDEDDDDESEDTGVPFWTRPDKMEKKLLAVPAANTVRFRCPAGGNPTPSIYWLKNGKEFKGEHRIGGIKLRHQQWSLVMESVVPSDRGNYTCVVENKYGNIRHTYQLDVLERSPHRPILQAGLPANQTVVVGSNVEFHCKVYSDAQPHIQWLKHVEVNGSKYGPDGTPYVTVLKTAGVNTTDKELEILYLRNVTFEDAGEYTCLAGNSIGFSHHSAWLTVLPAEELMEMDDSGSVYAGILSYGTGFVLFILVLVIVIICRMKMPNKKAMNTPTVQKVSKFPLKRQQVSLESNSSMNSNTPLVRITRLSSSDGPMLANVSELELPPDPKWELARSRLTLGKPLGEGCFGQVVMAEAIGIDKDKPNKAITVAVKMLKDDATDKDLSDLVSEMEMMKMIGKHKNIINLLGACTQDGPLYVLVEYASKGNLREYLRARRPPGMDYSFDTCKLPEEQLTFKDLVSCAYQVARGMEYLASQKCIHRDLAARNVLVTEDNVMKIADFGLARDVHNIDYYKKTTNGRLPVKWMAPEALFDRVYTHQSDVWSFGVLLWEIFTLGGSPYPGIPVEELFKLLKEGHRMDKPANCTHDLYMIMRECWHAIPSQRPTFKQLVEDLDRVLTVTSTDEYLDLSVPFEQYSPAGQDTHSTCSSGDDSVFAHDLLPDEPCLPKHPPCNGVIRT from the exons AATACTTGAAGAGCGAGACCGCCTTTCTGGAAGAGTTGGTGTTTGGAAGTGGAGATACCATTGAACTTTCCTGTAACACCCAAGGCTcttctgtgtctgttttctggTTTAAAGATGGTATCGGGATTGCACCTACCAACAGAACTCATATTGGACAAAAACTGTTGAAGATAATCAATGTGTCATATGATGACTCGGGGCTGTACAGTTGCAAGCCAAGGCATTCCAGCGAGGTCCTGGGAAACTTCACGGTTAGAGTTACAG ATTCTCCTTCGTCAGGTGATGATGAAGATGACGACGATGAGTCAGAAGATACAG GTGTCCCCTTCTGGACCCGGCCAGATAAGATGGAGAAGAAGCTGCTGGCCGTTCCCGCCGCCAACACCGTTCGCTTCCGATGTCCGGCGGGTGGAAACCCAACTCCTTCCATCTACTGGCTGAAAAACGGCAAGGAGTTCAAGGGGGAGCATAGGATTGGGGGCATCAAG TTGCGACACCAGCAGTGGAGCTTGGTGATGGAGAGCGTTGTGCCGTCAGACCGAGGAAATTACACCTGTGTTGTGGAGAACAAATACGGCAATATTAGGCACACGTACCAGCTTGATGTATTAG aaaggtCACCCCACCGACCAATCCTACAAGCAGGGCTCCCTGCCAACCAGACCGTGGTGGTGGGGAGCAATGTGGAGTTTCACTGCAAGGTCTACAGCGATGCCCAGCCTCACATCCAGTGGCTGAAACACGTGGAAGTCAACGGCAGCAAATATGGACCCGATGGGACACCCTATGTCACGGTGCTGAAG ACGGCAGGTGTTAACACAACGGATAAGGAGCTAGAGATTCTATACTTGCGAAATGTTACTTTTGAGGATGCTGGGGAATATACTTGTCTCGCAGGGAATTCTATTGGGTTCTCACATCACTCTGCTTGGCTGACGGTGCTACCAG CGGAGGAGCTCATGGAAATGGATGATTCAGGCTCAGTGTACGCTGGCATTCTCAGTTACGGCACTGGCTTTGTTCTCTTCATCCTCGTGCTGGTCATTGTGATTATCTGCAGGATGAAAATGCCAAACAAAAAGGCCATGAACACCCCCACTGTACAGAAAGTCTCCAAATTTCCACTCAAGAGACAG CAGGTGTCGTTGGAGTCCAACTCTTCCATGAATTCCAACACGCCCCTGGTCCGGATCACACGTCTCTCCTCCAGCGACGGGCCGATGCTGGCCAACGTCTCTGAGCTGGAACTGCCTCCTGATCCCAAGTGGGAATTGGCACGCTCTCG cctgaccttgggGAAACCGCTCGGCGAGGGGTGTTTTGGCCAAGTGGTGATGGCAGAAGCGATTGGGATTGATAAGGACAAGCCAAACAAGGCCATCACGGTTGCTGTCAAGATGTTAAAAG ATGATGCCACAGACAAGGACCTTTCCGACCTGGTCTCTGAGATGGAAATGATGAAAATGATCGGGAAGCACAAAAACATTATTAACCTCCTCGGTGCCTGCACGCAGGACG GACCGCTCTATGTGTTGGTGGAATATGCGTCGAAGGGGAACTTGCGGGAATACCTCAGGGCACGTCGCCCACCTGGCATGGACTATTCCTTCGACACCTGCAAGCTGCCAGAGGAGCAGTTGACATTTAAAGACCTGGTTTCCTGCGCCTACCAGGTGGCTCGTGGCATGGAGTACTTGGCATCTCAGAAA TGCATTCATCGCGACTTGGCAGCCAGGAACGTGTTAGTCACTGAAGACAATGTGATGAAAATAGCTGATTTTGGCCTCGCTAGAGACGTTCACAACATCGACTATTACAAGAAAACCACCAAT GGTCGGCTGCCTGTGAAATGGATGGCTCCAGAAGCATTGTTTGACCGGGTCTATACTCACCAGAGCGATGT CTGGTCTTTTGGAGTGCTACTATGGGAGATCTTCACTTTGGGAGGGTCTCCATACCCGGGAATTCCCGTTGAGGAACTCTTCAAACTCTTGAAGGAAGGCCATCGGATGGACAAACCCGCAAACTGCACCCATGATTT GTACATGATCATGCGGGAGTGCTGGCACGCCATCCCCTCGCAGCGGCCCACCTTCAAGCAGCTGGTGGAAGACCTGGACAGGGTCCTCACCGTGACATCCACCGAT GAGTACCTGGACCTCTCGGTGCCCTTCGAGCAGTACTCGCCGGCCGGCCAGGACACTCACAGCACCTGCTCCTCGGGGGACGACTCGGTCTTTGCACATGACCTGCTGCCCGATGAACCCTGCCTGCCCAAGCACCCCCCCTGCAACGGCGTCATCCGGACGTGA